A genomic segment from Clostridium pasteurianum BC1 encodes:
- the adhE gene encoding bifunctional acetaldehyde-CoA/alcohol dehydrogenase: protein MKVSSVDELNVRLEEMRKAQREFATYSQEQVDEIFRQAAMAALDARIPLAKMAAEETGMGLVEDKVIKNHFAAEYIYNQYKDEKTCGVIETDESYGITKIAEPIGIVAAVIPTTNPTSTAIFKTLISLKTRNAIMLSPHPRAKNSTIAAAKIILDAAVKAGAPEGIIGWIDEPSIELTQILMQEADITLATGGPSMVKSAYSSGKPAIGVGPGNTPVIIDESAHIKMAVSSVILSKTFDNGVICASEQSVIVLDSIYDEVRKEFEERGAYIIKENEIDKVRDTIFINGGINSKIVGQSAYKIAEMAGIKVPETARILIGEVTSVGKEEPFAHEKLSPVLAMYRAENFDDALEKAVTLVNLGGLGHTSAIYADIIKAKDKIDKFSNAMKTVRTFVNIPTAQGASGDLYNFKIAPSFTLGCGSWGGNSVSENVGPKHLLNIKRVAERRENMLWFRVPEKVYFKFGCLQFALRELKDLNKKRAFIVTDKVLYDLGYIDSITKVLEEIGVDFKVFTEVEPDPTLATARKGAEEMMDFKPDTIISLGGGSAMDAAKIMWVLYEHPEVRFEDLAMRFMDIRKRIYNFPKMGEKAMMIAVATSAGTGSEVTPFAVITDEKTGVKYPLADYELTPDMAIVDAELMMNMPKGLTAASGIDALIHGIEAYTSVLASEYTNGLALEAIRLIFKYLPKAYSEGTTNEKAREKMAHASTMAGMAFANAFLGVCHSMAHKLGAEHHIAHGTANALLIEEVIRFNSADNPVKQASYPQYKYPNAKWRYGKIADYLGLGGSTDEEKVELLIKAIHELKEKINLPMTIKEAGVSDKKFYATLDKMCELAFDDQCIGANPRYPLISEIKQMFINAFDKAEIDTEIK, encoded by the coding sequence ATGAAAGTTAGTAGTGTTGATGAATTGAATGTAAGGTTAGAGGAAATGAGAAAAGCCCAAAGAGAATTTGCAACATACTCGCAGGAGCAGGTAGATGAAATCTTTAGACAGGCAGCAATGGCAGCATTGGATGCAAGAATACCACTTGCAAAAATGGCGGCAGAAGAAACTGGAATGGGACTTGTTGAAGATAAAGTTATAAAAAATCATTTTGCAGCTGAGTATATATACAATCAGTATAAGGATGAAAAGACCTGCGGGGTAATAGAAACAGACGAATCCTATGGAATAACTAAAATTGCAGAACCCATAGGCATTGTGGCAGCCGTAATACCAACAACTAATCCAACCTCAACAGCAATATTTAAGACATTGATATCACTAAAAACTAGAAATGCTATAATGTTATCACCACATCCAAGGGCAAAAAATTCAACCATAGCAGCAGCTAAAATAATACTTGATGCAGCAGTTAAAGCAGGTGCTCCAGAGGGAATAATAGGCTGGATAGATGAGCCATCAATTGAACTAACACAAATACTGATGCAGGAGGCAGATATAACTCTTGCTACAGGGGGACCATCCATGGTTAAATCAGCCTATTCCTCTGGTAAGCCAGCTATAGGTGTGGGACCAGGAAACACTCCTGTTATAATTGATGAAAGTGCACACATAAAAATGGCAGTAAGTTCAGTAATTCTTTCAAAGACTTTTGATAACGGTGTCATATGCGCTTCCGAACAATCTGTAATAGTTTTGGATTCTATATACGATGAAGTAAGAAAAGAATTTGAAGAAAGAGGAGCATATATAATTAAGGAAAATGAAATAGACAAAGTAAGGGATACGATTTTTATAAATGGAGGCATAAATTCCAAAATAGTAGGTCAATCAGCCTATAAAATAGCTGAAATGGCAGGAATTAAGGTACCAGAAACAGCAAGAATTCTTATAGGAGAAGTTACTTCTGTAGGAAAGGAAGAACCTTTTGCCCATGAAAAATTATCTCCGGTTTTGGCTATGTATAGGGCAGAAAACTTTGATGATGCACTTGAGAAAGCTGTGACGCTTGTTAATCTAGGTGGACTAGGGCATACTTCAGCAATATATGCAGATATAATAAAGGCAAAAGATAAGATAGATAAATTCAGCAATGCTATGAAAACAGTAAGAACTTTTGTGAATATACCTACAGCTCAGGGGGCAAGTGGAGACTTATATAATTTCAAAATAGCGCCTTCCTTTACACTAGGTTGTGGTTCTTGGGGGGGAAATTCCGTATCAGAAAATGTTGGACCTAAACATTTGCTAAATATTAAAAGAGTAGCTGAGAGGAGAGAAAATATGCTTTGGTTTAGAGTGCCCGAAAAGGTTTACTTCAAATTTGGCTGCCTTCAATTTGCATTAAGAGAATTAAAGGATTTAAATAAGAAGAGGGCATTTATAGTAACGGATAAAGTTCTTTATGATCTAGGATATATAGATTCTATAACAAAAGTTCTTGAAGAGATAGGCGTTGATTTTAAAGTATTCACTGAAGTAGAACCAGATCCAACACTAGCTACAGCTAGAAAAGGGGCTGAAGAAATGATGGACTTTAAACCGGATACCATAATATCCCTTGGTGGAGGTTCAGCAATGGATGCAGCTAAAATAATGTGGGTACTATATGAGCATCCAGAAGTAAGATTTGAAGACCTTGCCATGAGATTTATGGATATAAGAAAGAGAATATACAATTTCCCAAAGATGGGTGAAAAAGCCATGATGATTGCTGTAGCAACTTCAGCTGGAACAGGATCAGAGGTTACACCTTTTGCTGTAATAACAGATGAAAAGACAGGAGTGAAATATCCACTGGCAGACTATGAATTAACTCCAGACATGGCAATAGTAGATGCTGAATTAATGATGAATATGCCAAAAGGATTAACAGCTGCATCAGGTATAGATGCATTAATTCATGGTATAGAAGCTTATACATCAGTACTTGCATCAGAATATACCAATGGACTGGCATTAGAAGCCATAAGATTAATATTCAAATATTTACCTAAGGCTTATTCAGAAGGTACCACTAATGAAAAAGCAAGAGAAAAAATGGCTCATGCATCAACTATGGCAGGAATGGCCTTTGCCAACGCATTCCTCGGAGTATGTCATTCAATGGCACATAAACTAGGGGCAGAACACCATATAGCCCATGGAACTGCTAATGCGCTGTTAATTGAAGAAGTTATCAGATTTAATTCGGCAGATAATCCAGTAAAACAAGCATCATATCCTCAATATAAATATCCAAATGCTAAATGGAGATATGGAAAAATTGCAGATTATTTAGGATTAGGCGGAAGTACAGATGAAGAAAAAGTTGAACTTTTAATTAAGGCAATTCATGAATTAAAAGAGAAAATAAATCTTCCAATGACAATTAAGGAAGCAGGAGTCTCAGATAAAAAGTTCTATGCTACACTTGATAAGATGTGTGAACTTGCTTTTGATGACCAATGTATAGGAGCTAATCCAAGGTATCCATTAATAAGTGAAATTAAACAAATGTTTATTAATGCTTTTGATAAGGCTGAGATAGATACTGAAATAAAATAG
- a CDS encoding glucose-6-phosphate isomerase — protein sequence MTKGLSLNLTKVASFLDGHEITYLQPMVTAAHDMLHNKTGQGNDFLGWIDLPVNYDKEEFSRIKKAAEKIRNDSDVLIVIGIGGSYLGSRAAVEMLSHTFYNSISKDKRKSPNVYFVGNNISSTYMVDLLETIEGKDISVNVISKSGTTTEPAIAFRIFKDYLEKKYGKEEAKSRIYATTDKAKGALKSLADTEGYETFVIPDDVGGRFTVLTPVGLLPIAAAGIDIEEMMSGAAAAREAYSVPELEKNDAYKYAVTRNVLYRKGKTTEILVNYEPCLHYFGEWWKQLYGESEGKDGKGIFPAAVDFSTDLHSMGQYIQEGLRNIYETVVNVEKPRKNIVIEESSDNVDGLNFVAGQTMDYVNKKAFEGTILAHNDGGVPNIVVNVPELTAYYFGYLAYFFEKACGISGYLSGINPFNQPGVEAYKKNMFALLGKPGYESMKEELENRLG from the coding sequence ATGACTAAAGGTTTATCTTTAAATTTAACAAAAGTGGCTTCTTTTTTAGATGGGCATGAAATTACATACCTACAGCCAATGGTAACAGCAGCACATGACATGCTTCATAATAAAACAGGTCAAGGAAACGATTTTTTAGGTTGGATTGATCTTCCTGTAAATTATGATAAGGAAGAATTTTCAAGAATAAAGAAAGCGGCAGAGAAAATAAGAAATGATTCAGATGTACTTATAGTGATTGGAATTGGTGGTTCTTATTTAGGATCAAGAGCTGCTGTAGAAATGTTATCACATACTTTTTATAACAGTATTTCAAAGGATAAGAGAAAATCTCCAAATGTATATTTTGTTGGAAATAACATAAGTTCAACTTATATGGTAGATTTATTGGAAACCATTGAAGGAAAAGATATTTCAGTTAATGTTATATCAAAATCTGGTACTACTACTGAGCCAGCTATAGCATTTAGAATTTTTAAAGATTACCTAGAAAAGAAATACGGTAAGGAAGAGGCAAAATCAAGAATATATGCAACTACTGATAAGGCAAAGGGCGCTTTAAAATCGTTAGCAGATACAGAAGGATATGAGACTTTTGTTATTCCAGATGATGTTGGTGGAAGATTTACTGTTTTAACACCAGTGGGATTATTACCCATTGCCGCTGCTGGTATAGATATAGAAGAGATGATGAGTGGCGCAGCAGCAGCAAGAGAAGCATATAGTGTGCCTGAATTAGAAAAAAATGATGCTTATAAATATGCAGTAACTAGAAATGTATTATACAGAAAGGGTAAAACTACAGAAATATTAGTTAACTATGAACCATGTCTACACTATTTTGGTGAATGGTGGAAGCAATTGTATGGTGAAAGTGAAGGAAAAGATGGAAAAGGTATATTTCCAGCAGCAGTTGATTTTTCAACAGATTTACACTCCATGGGACAATATATCCAAGAGGGATTAAGAAATATATATGAAACTGTAGTTAACGTTGAAAAACCTAGAAAAAACATTGTAATTGAAGAAAGTTCTGATAATGTAGACGGATTAAATTTCGTGGCAGGTCAGACAATGGATTACGTAAATAAGAAAGCATTTGAAGGCACTATTTTAGCACATAATGATGGAGGGGTACCTAATATAGTAGTTAATGTTCCTGAACTAACTGCTTATTACTTTGGATATTTGGCATACTTCTTTGAAAAAGCTTGTGGGATTAGTGGATATTTGTCAGGTATAAATCCATTTAATCAACCAGGAGTAGAAGCATATAAGAAAAACATGTTTGCACTTCTTGGAAAACCAGGCTATGAATCTATGAAGGAAGAATTAGAAAATAGATTGGGTTAA